The following are from one region of the Rhodopirellula sp. P2 genome:
- a CDS encoding sugar phosphate nucleotidyltransferase: protein MTTKTDSSAPSTANANVCLVVLAAGKGTRMNSELPKVLCPVVDRPMIHFVLDAADKAGIQKKIAVVGYEADLVRKELRTRNDDTLSFAEQTEQLGTGHAVQMCLDQLADHDGLTLVIAGDSPLIQPSSLIKLIEHFQATRPALLLGTLTKDDPTGLGRIVRDDSGQFTGIVEHKDATDEQRAICEVNMSTYLFNNADLLDSLSKLSNDNAQGEYYLTDCARLLHEAGRPVEALPVLQDCESLSINNPEELQLVDQTMRAMGYA, encoded by the coding sequence ATGACTACGAAGACAGACTCCTCAGCTCCCTCAACTGCAAACGCCAACGTCTGCCTCGTTGTGCTGGCCGCAGGCAAGGGAACTCGCATGAACAGCGAACTCCCCAAAGTACTTTGCCCGGTCGTCGATCGGCCCATGATCCACTTCGTTTTGGACGCTGCTGACAAGGCTGGCATCCAAAAGAAGATCGCCGTGGTGGGCTACGAAGCCGACTTGGTCCGCAAGGAACTGAGGACTCGCAACGACGACACATTGTCCTTCGCGGAGCAAACCGAACAACTCGGCACGGGACACGCCGTTCAAATGTGCCTCGATCAATTGGCTGATCACGATGGCCTGACACTGGTCATCGCCGGTGACTCGCCGCTGATCCAACCGTCCAGTTTGATCAAATTGATCGAGCACTTCCAAGCCACTCGTCCCGCGTTGCTGCTTGGCACACTGACCAAAGACGACCCCACGGGGCTCGGCCGCATTGTGCGAGACGACAGCGGACAATTCACCGGCATCGTGGAACACAAAGATGCCACCGACGAACAACGTGCCATTTGTGAAGTGAACATGAGCACGTACCTGTTCAACAACGCCGATTTGCTGGATTCGCTTTCCAAGCTCAGCAACGACAACGCCCAAGGCGAATACTACCTGACGGATTGTGCTCGTCTGCTTCACGAAGCCGGACGTCCCGTCGAAGCCTTGCCCGTTCTGCAGGATTGCGAATCGCTTTCCATCAACAACCCTGAGGAACTTCAATTGGTCGACCAAACAATGCGAGCGATGGGTTATGCGTGA
- the hemL gene encoding glutamate-1-semialdehyde 2,1-aminomutase, translated as MNSPANSAAARPTAGPQSVAAFERASALMPGGVNSPARAFGAVGGTPLFIERAEGPYLFDLDGNRYLDYIGSWGPMILGHAHPEVIGAITAAASKGTSYGAPTEAESQLAEQIIEAVPSIEKVRLVNSGTEATMSALRVARGATGRKKVIKFAGNYHGHVDALLVAAGSAAATLGAPDSPGVTPGAVEDTLVLSYNDVPGLQNAFEQHGAEIAALILEPVVGNMGCVVPTMEFLNAARDLTKQHGSILIFDEVMTGFRVSYGGAQERFGITPDMTTLGKIVGGGMPLGAYGGRADIMNQVLPAGKVFQAGTLSGNPVAVAAGSATLRLLKENPPYDQLERLATRLAAGLDRAASAAGIAHTVAKAGAMLTLFFNPDPVQCWDDADRCDREAFGRYFWGMIQEGIYLPCSQFEAMFFSQQHTEAMIDETIAAADKVLKSL; from the coding sequence ATGAACTCACCTGCGAATTCAGCTGCCGCTCGTCCCACCGCTGGCCCCCAAAGCGTGGCTGCCTTTGAACGCGCCTCCGCGCTGATGCCCGGCGGAGTCAACTCACCCGCACGCGCGTTTGGTGCCGTCGGTGGCACGCCGTTGTTCATCGAACGAGCCGAAGGCCCCTACCTGTTCGACCTCGATGGCAATCGCTACCTCGACTACATCGGTTCCTGGGGGCCCATGATTTTAGGGCACGCGCATCCGGAGGTCATCGGCGCGATCACCGCGGCAGCATCCAAAGGCACCAGCTACGGCGCGCCGACCGAGGCCGAATCCCAACTGGCTGAGCAGATCATCGAAGCGGTTCCCAGCATTGAAAAGGTTCGCTTGGTGAACAGCGGAACGGAAGCCACCATGAGCGCGCTCCGTGTGGCTCGAGGTGCAACAGGGCGCAAGAAAGTCATCAAGTTCGCCGGCAACTATCACGGCCACGTCGATGCGTTGCTGGTTGCCGCCGGAAGCGCCGCGGCAACGTTGGGTGCCCCGGATTCTCCCGGCGTGACCCCCGGTGCGGTCGAAGACACACTCGTTCTGTCCTACAACGATGTGCCCGGTTTGCAGAACGCTTTCGAACAACATGGTGCCGAAATCGCGGCCTTGATCCTGGAACCTGTGGTGGGAAACATGGGCTGCGTTGTGCCCACAATGGAGTTCTTGAACGCCGCACGCGACCTGACCAAGCAACATGGATCCATCCTGATCTTCGATGAAGTCATGACGGGTTTCCGGGTGTCCTACGGCGGAGCCCAAGAACGGTTTGGAATCACGCCCGACATGACCACGCTGGGGAAAATCGTTGGTGGCGGGATGCCTCTGGGAGCTTACGGCGGCCGAGCCGATATCATGAACCAAGTGCTTCCAGCGGGCAAAGTCTTCCAAGCTGGAACACTCAGCGGAAACCCGGTCGCGGTCGCCGCGGGCTCGGCCACGCTGCGTTTGCTAAAAGAGAATCCTCCCTACGACCAACTGGAGCGATTGGCGACCCGCTTGGCCGCTGGCCTGGACCGCGCCGCCAGTGCCGCGGGCATTGCTCACACGGTTGCCAAAGCCGGGGCAATGCTGACGCTGTTCTTCAACCCCGATCCCGTTCAATGCTGGGATGACGCGGATCGCTGTGACCGAGAAGCATTCGGACGCTACTTCTGGGGAATGATCCAGGAAGGCATCTACCTGCCTTGCAGCCAATTCGAAGCGATGTTCTTCAGCCAACAACACACCGAAGCCATGATCGACGAAACGATCGCCGCCGCGGACAAGGTCTTGAAGTCACTCTGA
- a CDS encoding tyrosine-protein kinase family protein, with translation MMNQPNNFIQSHARNRRYVSKTVAQMQAVDSIDSAVVPPRTNDTATQESLTGLERSERVTRRLDEAVLRLDRAASMRRQRETVGSVDETTAVETAVAEEPVVPAPKTHLLQDSPSAIKRPSDRLKPMRGDRRDDVTGMQLDASVTESTSIWMETADQSTRLRIDRPVDVDDTARRIGEPLIVSGVAKIHASPIVETNTIEMAASPAPVVDSEPPRAPVRDLESHGVPDVASRVTQRMSEAERYLAESMQQQTAVIAEPAPVAEAQPTAVPSEEPKEVAKRAFVAAWQVSELEIPDTVSELFLCGSLADQLGQHIVDAQVDGLGSIAVTSVLPGEGRSTVAMGIALSVAYTGMKVALVDADIDGPTLGDDFALELDQDWIDAIRDGIPVEEVAVASESDALTLIPLLPGADELSPASSELEQVVERLKQSFDLVIIDCGTAALSTASLCDSALIVRDMSRTNGSEVEALVDELRRNGLTGVGIVENFCQDTE, from the coding sequence GTGATGAATCAACCCAATAACTTCATTCAATCGCACGCCCGGAATCGTCGTTACGTTTCGAAGACGGTGGCCCAAATGCAGGCGGTCGATTCGATCGATTCCGCCGTGGTTCCACCGCGGACGAACGACACCGCCACCCAAGAATCATTGACTGGTTTGGAGCGATCCGAGCGAGTCACACGACGACTGGACGAGGCGGTGTTGCGACTGGATCGTGCCGCCTCCATGCGTCGCCAACGAGAGACGGTCGGCTCGGTCGACGAAACCACCGCCGTGGAAACGGCTGTGGCGGAGGAACCCGTGGTGCCCGCACCGAAAACGCACTTGCTGCAAGATTCACCGTCGGCAATCAAACGACCATCGGATCGATTGAAGCCGATGCGGGGTGATCGTCGCGATGACGTGACCGGAATGCAGTTGGATGCATCTGTGACCGAGTCCACCTCCATTTGGATGGAAACGGCGGATCAATCGACTCGTTTGCGGATTGACCGTCCAGTGGACGTGGATGACACCGCTCGACGAATCGGCGAGCCGCTGATCGTTTCGGGCGTTGCGAAGATTCATGCGTCACCGATTGTCGAAACCAACACCATCGAAATGGCGGCTTCGCCGGCGCCAGTCGTCGATTCGGAACCACCCCGTGCACCCGTTCGTGATTTGGAATCGCATGGGGTGCCCGATGTGGCGTCTCGGGTCACGCAGCGGATGAGTGAAGCGGAACGCTATCTCGCCGAGTCAATGCAGCAGCAAACCGCGGTCATCGCGGAACCAGCACCCGTTGCAGAAGCCCAGCCAACTGCGGTTCCCAGCGAGGAACCCAAGGAAGTTGCCAAGCGAGCGTTTGTCGCCGCGTGGCAAGTGTCGGAACTTGAAATCCCGGACACCGTGTCAGAATTGTTCCTCTGTGGATCGCTGGCCGATCAACTGGGGCAACACATCGTGGACGCTCAAGTCGACGGACTCGGTTCCATCGCCGTGACCAGTGTGCTTCCCGGCGAAGGTCGTTCGACGGTTGCGATGGGCATCGCGCTCAGTGTCGCTTACACCGGAATGAAGGTTGCTCTGGTCGATGCCGACATCGATGGCCCCACGCTGGGCGATGACTTTGCCTTGGAGTTGGATCAGGATTGGATCGATGCAATTCGCGATGGCATTCCCGTGGAAGAAGTCGCGGTGGCATCCGAGTCCGACGCATTGACCCTGATTCCTTTGTTGCCTGGTGCAGACGAGTTGTCGCCGGCATCAAGCGAGTTGGAACAGGTGGTCGAACGACTCAAGCAATCCTTCGATCTGGTGATCATCGATTGCGGCACGGCAGCCCTGTCGACCGCCAGCCTTTGTGACTCGGCATTGATCGTGCGTGACATGAGCCGCACGAACGGTTCCGAGGTGGAGGCACTCGTTGACGAGCTTCGCCGGAATGGATTGACCGGCGTGGGGATTGTCGAAAACTTCTGCCAGGACACGGAGTGA
- a CDS encoding protein kinase domain-containing protein, whose protein sequence is MSNSSDEPELFGDAAGRDTRRHTENSKESGGDEASSWADLMDASAAESMGELTRDQTHSEVGFEVEAFHRSIPEIVGVYKVGRPIGRGGMGEVFLAEHRSMGRVVALKILPTRWLDRVESVNRFYEEVRAASRLMHPNIVTAFDAGEADGIHYMAMEYVDGRTLSQWVNDQGPMSIGDAASAIRQAAFALHHAHAAGIVHRDVKPGNLMRAHDGTIKLLDLGLARFSADWYPSPRDIKPRELDLPEDDGSLNSATTEAKNRPLLGTLSFISPEQLEDANSADSRSDQYSLGATLFYLLMGHPPFTGDLVEQVYGHRHGEVPDLMTLRNDVDLKLADIVRRMLAKDPAERYGSMDEVARAMSPYDNDRSTPAWVLDFARRETGEDHTTVGGESTRRGLLSVIGIELGMTHAATAITQSDGSMLSGWPGMSSQGPRPLCRIAVAEKTDRDTGLSTILFGDSAYERRERHPQRVAHCQMMYFGRDDMMRRIGGRMCPPEVTMGLCMRHLLGNTLSQLDTLGSPDGDSSSPMALGTSWKRHARWPDAVAITVPSSYDQLHRRAIYQAAQLAGLPAVRLIERSIAVTRFAMTTPARSSHAEEPLPPIDSQSSAPILYVGLTGQSLDVSVLQVYGGQIRQIATSGHWCHGTMAWSRRLVEMISSRLPCDPQRIQGLPANRQELIHVTRIQMAGERAMNQLLLMPETRVEIAHQNHIDTVELTRDEWLTQCEDLMSSIEESIQLVCQRAGVLPSDLRHCLAIGPLLRLPAIRDRVLTKGAPNAAIAFYDQVDAAHGAAACVASELPGQLCSEPPAKGVAGHSIGFVVADRDGKRRILPIIPRGTPTPARTNRQLNGTARDNQMTLSLVESSGKNGETWQTLGRHTIEVAPDEVNPMRRLGFELDINGLLSVHLERPDLGRTVMLPSLPASSMDELQWQDWREWIEATL, encoded by the coding sequence TTGTCCAATTCTTCTGACGAACCTGAACTGTTCGGCGATGCCGCCGGCCGGGACACGCGACGTCACACCGAAAACTCCAAGGAGTCCGGTGGGGACGAGGCCAGTTCGTGGGCGGATCTGATGGACGCATCCGCAGCAGAATCGATGGGCGAATTGACTCGGGACCAAACGCATTCCGAGGTTGGATTTGAAGTCGAAGCGTTCCATCGGTCCATCCCCGAGATTGTGGGGGTCTACAAAGTGGGACGCCCCATCGGGCGAGGCGGCATGGGCGAAGTGTTCCTGGCCGAGCACCGGTCGATGGGACGCGTTGTCGCACTCAAAATCTTGCCGACTCGTTGGCTCGATCGCGTGGAATCCGTCAATCGGTTCTACGAAGAGGTTCGGGCTGCTTCCCGGTTGATGCACCCGAACATCGTCACCGCCTTTGATGCGGGAGAAGCCGATGGCATTCACTACATGGCGATGGAGTACGTCGATGGGCGGACACTTTCGCAATGGGTGAACGATCAAGGCCCAATGTCGATCGGTGATGCCGCCTCCGCAATCCGGCAAGCAGCTTTCGCGCTGCATCACGCTCACGCCGCCGGCATCGTGCACCGCGACGTCAAACCCGGCAACTTGATGCGAGCCCACGATGGGACGATCAAGTTGCTGGATCTCGGATTGGCTCGATTTTCGGCTGATTGGTATCCCTCGCCTCGTGACATCAAGCCGCGGGAATTGGATCTGCCGGAGGATGACGGCTCTCTCAACTCCGCGACCACGGAAGCGAAGAACCGACCTCTGCTGGGGACGTTGTCGTTCATCTCACCGGAACAACTCGAGGACGCCAACTCGGCCGATTCACGCAGCGACCAGTATTCGCTGGGCGCGACGCTGTTCTATCTGTTGATGGGGCATCCACCCTTCACGGGTGATTTGGTCGAACAGGTGTACGGTCATCGCCACGGTGAAGTGCCGGACCTGATGACGCTTCGAAACGACGTGGATCTGAAGCTGGCGGACATCGTGCGTCGCATGCTGGCCAAGGATCCTGCGGAACGGTATGGCTCGATGGACGAAGTCGCGCGTGCGATGTCGCCTTACGACAACGACCGTTCGACCCCAGCCTGGGTGCTGGATTTTGCACGGCGCGAAACCGGCGAAGACCACACCACCGTGGGTGGGGAATCCACACGACGCGGTTTGCTCAGTGTCATTGGCATTGAACTCGGGATGACCCACGCTGCGACCGCGATCACTCAATCCGATGGATCCATGTTGTCGGGGTGGCCGGGGATGTCATCACAAGGCCCCCGTCCGCTGTGCCGAATCGCTGTCGCGGAAAAGACGGACCGTGACACGGGGTTGTCGACGATTCTGTTTGGTGACAGTGCGTACGAACGTCGTGAGCGGCACCCGCAGCGGGTGGCTCATTGCCAGATGATGTACTTTGGTCGCGATGACATGATGCGGCGGATCGGTGGGCGGATGTGTCCACCCGAAGTCACGATGGGGTTGTGCATGCGGCATTTGCTTGGCAACACATTGAGCCAACTGGACACGCTCGGTTCACCCGATGGCGATTCATCCTCGCCGATGGCTTTGGGGACGAGTTGGAAACGGCATGCACGCTGGCCCGATGCCGTCGCGATCACGGTCCCTTCGAGTTATGACCAATTGCATCGTCGCGCGATCTATCAAGCCGCACAATTGGCGGGTTTGCCGGCGGTGCGTTTGATCGAACGCAGCATCGCGGTGACACGCTTCGCGATGACAACTCCAGCTCGCAGCAGTCATGCGGAAGAACCGTTGCCGCCAATCGATTCGCAGTCGTCGGCGCCGATCCTGTATGTCGGTCTGACAGGGCAGTCGTTGGACGTTTCGGTTCTGCAGGTCTACGGCGGCCAGATTCGACAAATCGCGACCTCGGGACATTGGTGCCACGGCACGATGGCTTGGTCCCGACGATTGGTCGAGATGATTTCATCGCGGTTGCCATGCGATCCGCAACGGATTCAAGGGTTGCCAGCCAACCGTCAGGAATTGATTCACGTCACGCGCATTCAGATGGCTGGTGAGCGAGCGATGAACCAGTTGTTGTTGATGCCAGAAACACGGGTGGAAATCGCTCACCAAAACCACATCGACACAGTGGAACTGACTCGTGATGAGTGGTTGACCCAGTGCGAAGATTTGATGTCGTCGATTGAAGAGAGCATCCAACTGGTTTGCCAGCGAGCGGGTGTGCTGCCCTCTGACCTGAGGCATTGTTTGGCGATCGGGCCCTTGTTGCGTTTGCCCGCGATTCGCGATCGTGTGCTGACGAAAGGGGCTCCCAATGCGGCGATCGCTTTTTACGATCAAGTCGATGCGGCCCACGGTGCCGCAGCCTGTGTGGCGTCCGAATTGCCAGGTCAGTTGTGTTCCGAACCGCCTGCCAAAGGTGTGGCGGGGCATTCCATCGGGTTCGTTGTCGCTGATCGTGATGGCAAGCGGCGAATTTTGCCGATCATTCCAAGAGGAACGCCCACACCAGCTCGAACCAATCGTCAGCTCAACGGCACCGCACGTGACAACCAGATGACTTTGTCATTGGTGGAATCCTCTGGGAAGAACGGCGAGACCTGGCAGACTCTTGGTCGGCATACCATCGAGGTGGCTCCCGACGAGGTGAACCCCATGCGACGGCTTGGGTTCGAGTTGGACATCAACGGGTTGCTGTCGGTTCACCTGGAACGTCCCGATTTGGGACGAACCGTGATGCTGCCCTCGTTGCCGGCGTCCAGCATGGACGAATTGCAGTGGCAAGATTGGCGTGAATGGATTGAAGCGACACTCTGA
- a CDS encoding flagellar biosynthesis anti-sigma factor FlgM: MQIYGPFRLSTSQAASSVSKPAANAGANRLKADAATQRTTAAPVDQLDLSSAATSVNRLDSASPIAGGGEIRIDRVADIRRQIADGSYDTPEKMDAALDRFLDELA; the protein is encoded by the coding sequence ATGCAAATTTACGGTCCATTTCGACTTTCTACGAGCCAAGCCGCTTCATCGGTTTCCAAGCCAGCTGCCAATGCTGGTGCGAACCGTCTGAAGGCAGATGCTGCCACGCAGAGGACCACCGCCGCGCCAGTGGACCAACTCGACCTGTCCAGTGCCGCGACTTCCGTCAATCGATTGGATTCAGCCTCGCCGATTGCCGGCGGCGGTGAAATCCGGATTGATCGGGTGGCCGACATCCGTCGTCAAATCGCCGATGGAAGCTACGACACTCCGGAGAAGATGGACGCGGCACTCGACCGCTTCCTCGATGAACTGGCGTGA
- a CDS encoding ribose-phosphate diphosphokinase: MRELKIFSGRANHDLAEKLCRHLHLKPARITLGQFPDGENYCKLDEDVRGRDVFLVQPTCPPVNDNLIELLTMIDCCKRASAERITAVIPYFGYARQDRKDEGRVPITAKLVANLITRAGADRVLTMDLHAAQIQGFFDVPVDHLYAAPVINDHFVSRRFSGDEVVVVSPDEGSIKRALGHTKRLGGSLAIVDKRRTNALEVRQNTIIGGPVEGKIALMFDDMISTAGSICGAARLVHEAGAKEIHIACTHGVLCGPAIERLRDAPIDSITVTDTIPVTGEKLLPNLVQLSVAPLLAEAIKRIHHDQSISELFRER; the protein is encoded by the coding sequence ATGCGTGAACTGAAAATTTTCAGTGGCCGGGCAAACCATGATCTTGCTGAAAAGCTTTGTCGTCACCTGCACCTGAAGCCCGCTCGCATCACGCTGGGACAATTCCCAGACGGCGAGAACTACTGCAAACTCGATGAAGACGTTCGTGGTCGCGACGTGTTCTTGGTGCAACCGACTTGCCCCCCTGTCAACGACAACTTGATTGAGTTGTTGACGATGATCGATTGCTGCAAACGAGCCAGCGCCGAGCGAATCACCGCGGTCATTCCCTACTTTGGATACGCGCGTCAGGATCGCAAAGACGAAGGCCGGGTGCCGATCACCGCGAAATTGGTCGCCAACCTGATCACGCGGGCGGGTGCTGATCGGGTCCTCACCATGGACCTTCACGCGGCGCAAATCCAAGGCTTCTTCGACGTCCCTGTCGATCACTTGTACGCCGCTCCGGTGATCAATGACCACTTTGTCAGCCGACGATTTTCCGGTGACGAAGTGGTGGTGGTCAGCCCCGATGAAGGCAGCATCAAACGTGCCCTTGGTCACACCAAACGTCTCGGTGGCAGCTTGGCCATCGTCGACAAACGTCGCACCAACGCTTTGGAAGTCCGCCAAAACACGATCATTGGCGGTCCCGTCGAAGGCAAGATCGCGTTGATGTTCGATGACATGATCAGCACCGCCGGTTCCATCTGTGGTGCAGCTCGCTTGGTTCACGAAGCCGGTGCGAAAGAGATCCACATCGCTTGCACTCACGGTGTTCTGTGTGGCCCCGCCATCGAACGACTTCGTGATGCTCCGATCGATTCGATCACCGTGACCGACACGATTCCCGTGACGGGTGAGAAGTTGCTGCCCAACCTGGTGCAACTCTCGGTCGCACCGTTGCTGGCCGAGGCGATCAAGCGGATTCACCACGACCAATCGATCAGCGAACTTTTTCGGGAACGCTGA
- the hemC gene encoding hydroxymethylbilane synthase — MRIATRESPLAMWQAEHVAESLKNRGFQTVIVPLVSKGDTDMRPIDGTRQVGLFTKRIQQALVDDEADVAVHSLKDLPTEPDNRFALAAVPPRESVLDALVFADNSPHWDASSSSSATGSPLACLPQGSRVGTGSTRRLAQLKQLRPDLDVLPIRGNVQTRLAKLNAGEFDAIVLAHAGILRLEMTRLPHQLFPLDEMLPAPGQGALGIEVRSDHPDALRAVSRLNDAAARLAATAERKVLSELHGGCLAPIACHAHLDSSDQGTELCLNAIVMSADGNERLQEQARVAVTPDDADLEVAAAHQLGTLVADRLRANGADHLIRTVRDDS, encoded by the coding sequence CTGCGAATCGCCACCCGAGAAAGCCCATTGGCCATGTGGCAGGCTGAACATGTCGCTGAATCCTTGAAAAACCGAGGATTTCAGACGGTCATTGTGCCCTTGGTCAGCAAAGGCGACACCGACATGCGTCCGATCGACGGCACCCGCCAGGTCGGCCTGTTCACCAAACGGATCCAACAGGCGCTGGTTGATGACGAAGCCGATGTGGCGGTCCACTCCCTCAAAGATTTGCCCACGGAACCGGACAATCGGTTCGCATTGGCAGCGGTTCCCCCCCGAGAATCTGTCTTGGACGCGTTGGTCTTTGCCGACAACAGCCCGCACTGGGATGCCTCGTCCAGTTCATCGGCCACCGGCTCACCGCTGGCCTGTTTGCCGCAAGGATCTCGAGTCGGAACGGGCAGCACACGACGATTGGCACAGCTGAAACAACTCCGTCCCGACCTGGACGTCCTGCCCATTCGCGGCAACGTGCAGACTCGGTTGGCAAAGCTCAACGCCGGCGAATTTGACGCGATCGTGCTGGCCCACGCTGGAATCCTGCGTCTGGAAATGACCCGCCTGCCTCACCAATTGTTCCCACTCGACGAGATGCTGCCCGCCCCCGGACAAGGCGCTTTGGGGATCGAGGTTCGCAGTGACCATCCCGATGCACTGCGGGCAGTGTCCCGTTTGAATGACGCCGCTGCACGCTTGGCCGCGACTGCAGAACGCAAAGTCCTTTCCGAACTTCATGGCGGGTGCTTGGCCCCGATCGCCTGCCACGCCCACCTGGACAGTTCCGATCAAGGCACCGAGCTTTGCCTGAATGCGATCGTGATGTCAGCCGATGGCAATGAACGATTGCAAGAACAGGCCCGCGTCGCAGTCACTCCCGACGACGCCGACTTGGAGGTCGCCGCTGCTCATCAACTGGGCACGTTGGTTGCCGATCGACTTCGAGCAAACGGTGCGGACCATTTGATTCGTACGGTTCGCGACGACTCCTGA